One stretch of Nocardioides perillae DNA includes these proteins:
- a CDS encoding CpaF family protein codes for MSLTHTSGSADARVLGGDLVSVLDQRVRERVRREGVDPQRESGAVRRIAETVVREHDELSLTGTVLPVGDPAALVSELLARVSGFGALQPYLDDPTVEEVWINDPSRVFVARQGRHELTNTVLTRAQVDELVERMLKSSGRRIDISQPFVDAMLPDGHRLHVVLEGISRGFSAVNIRKFVLKAARLSDLVELGSLTPTAARFLEASVRAGLNILVAGGTQAGKTTMLNCLAAAIPGGERVVSAEEVFELRFPHPDWVPLQTRQSGHQGTGEIRLRDLVKESLRMRPSRLIVGEVRAEECLDLLLALNAGLPGMCTLHANSAREALVKMCTLPLLAGENISARFVVPTVASSVDLVVHLGVDPGGTRRVEEVVAVPGRSESDVIEAEEVFARQGGELRRMGGMPPRLDRFERLGLDVHRILAGDG; via the coding sequence GTGTCGCTCACGCACACCTCGGGGTCCGCCGACGCCCGCGTGCTCGGCGGTGACCTCGTCTCCGTGCTCGACCAGCGCGTGCGCGAGCGCGTACGCCGCGAGGGCGTCGACCCGCAGCGGGAGTCGGGCGCGGTGCGGCGCATCGCCGAGACCGTGGTGCGCGAGCACGACGAGCTCAGCCTGACCGGCACGGTCCTGCCGGTGGGCGACCCGGCGGCGCTGGTCTCCGAGCTGCTGGCGCGGGTGTCCGGGTTCGGTGCGCTGCAGCCCTACCTCGACGACCCGACCGTCGAGGAGGTGTGGATCAACGACCCCAGCCGCGTCTTCGTGGCCCGGCAGGGCCGCCACGAGCTGACCAACACCGTGCTCACCCGGGCACAGGTCGACGAGCTGGTCGAGCGGATGCTGAAGTCGAGCGGGCGGCGCATCGACATCAGCCAGCCGTTCGTCGACGCGATGCTGCCCGACGGCCACCGCCTCCACGTGGTGCTCGAGGGCATCAGCAGGGGCTTCTCGGCCGTCAACATCCGCAAGTTCGTGCTCAAGGCAGCGCGGCTCTCCGACCTGGTCGAGCTCGGCAGCCTGACGCCGACGGCGGCTCGGTTCCTCGAGGCGTCGGTCCGCGCCGGGCTCAACATCCTGGTCGCGGGCGGCACCCAGGCCGGCAAGACCACGATGCTCAACTGCCTGGCGGCCGCCATCCCCGGCGGGGAGCGGGTGGTGAGCGCCGAGGAGGTCTTCGAGCTCCGCTTCCCGCACCCCGACTGGGTGCCGCTCCAGACGCGGCAGTCCGGCCATCAGGGCACCGGCGAGATCCGGCTGCGCGACCTCGTCAAGGAGAGCCTGCGCATGCGGCCCTCCCGCCTCATCGTGGGCGAGGTGCGCGCCGAGGAGTGCCTCGACCTCCTGCTCGCGCTCAACGCCGGGCTCCCCGGCATGTGCACGCTCCACGCCAACTCCGCGCGCGAGGCGCTGGTCAAGATGTGCACCCTGCCGCTGCTCGCGGGCGAGAACATCTCGGCGCGCTTCGTCGTGCCGACCGTCGCGAGCTCCGTCGACCTCGTGGTGCACCTGGGGGTCGACCCCGGTGGCACCCGCCGGGTGGAGGAGGTCGTCGCGGTGCCGGGGCGCAGCGAGTCCGACGTGATCGAGGCCGAGGAGGTTTTCGCGCGCCAGGGGGGCGAGCTGCGCCGCATGGGCGGGATGCCCCCGCGCCTCGACCGCTTCGAGCGCCTGGGTCTCGACGTGCACCGGATCCTGGCGGGCGACGGCTGA
- a CDS encoding TetR family transcriptional regulator, giving the protein MTRPARVRLSPEERSRQLLDLGAELFASTPYEDVHIERVAELAGVSRGLLYHYFPSKRAFFAAMVRRQAATMAEETAPDPSLPAVAQLRAGVTAFLDHIGRHPHGTRAAYRGAASGDAEVQAVIAESVALHEERILAALTDDHPREAHPLLRVAVRSWVVLLRHAGQEWLDDEEGSLDLTEVRDLVVDAFLGMLLGLPEAARPPAVAELVAADA; this is encoded by the coding sequence GTGACCCGCCCCGCTCGCGTCCGCCTCTCGCCCGAGGAGCGCAGCCGCCAGCTGCTCGACCTCGGGGCGGAGCTGTTCGCCTCGACGCCCTACGAGGACGTCCACATCGAGCGGGTCGCGGAGCTGGCGGGCGTGAGCCGCGGCCTGCTCTACCACTACTTCCCGAGCAAGCGGGCGTTCTTCGCCGCCATGGTGCGCCGCCAGGCCGCGACGATGGCCGAGGAGACGGCGCCCGACCCGAGCCTGCCGGCGGTCGCGCAGCTGCGGGCCGGCGTCACCGCCTTCCTCGACCACATCGGTCGCCACCCCCACGGCACCCGCGCGGCCTACCGCGGGGCGGCCAGCGGTGACGCCGAGGTGCAGGCGGTGATCGCGGAGTCGGTGGCGCTGCACGAGGAGCGCATCCTCGCCGCCCTCACCGACGACCACCCGCGCGAGGCGCACCCGCTGCTGCGCGTGGCAGTGCGCAGCTGGGTGGTGCTGCTGCGCCACGCCGGGCAGGAGTGGCTCGACGACGAGGAGGGTTCGCTCGACCTCACCGAGGTTCGCGACCTGGTGGTCGACGCCTTCCTCGGCATGCTGCTCGGCCTGCCGGAGGCCGCGCGGCCCCCGGCCGTCGCCGAGCTGGTCGCCGCCGACGCCTAG
- a CDS encoding HAMP domain-containing protein has protein sequence MRARLTAAFGLLGALLVVALVGFRALTIADLAEDDLRADLDREARLVATVVAAGFARDAQEGDAPTEAELAAYAAPDRLVTVVLPGGGTLEARGPEWTEGPDALRGAATVDQVVAEVSAPAGAVDDEVARALPSLLALGGVLVLLALLMGYLVADRLSRPFVQLAGAAGALARGRLDLRLPRTRVLEARTLADALRASADRLEESLRRERDLALRASHELRTPLTGLRLELDDLRHRDDVPPDLAGAAEAALARIDGLDRAVEAVVQEARSHPVVAEAQLPLAQVAPDVARRWSDALGLAGTDLEVDLTGDTAVPLTPGPLEQLLDELLVEVLAHRPAGAQLGLEGGAQHLRVTVRLDGAGERREVRPGVAPLDRVRRLVETLGGRVSGDLVGPRGLVVLVPQR, from the coding sequence GTGCGCGCGCGGCTGACGGCGGCCTTCGGCCTGCTCGGCGCACTGCTGGTCGTCGCGCTCGTCGGCTTCCGCGCGCTCACCATCGCCGACCTCGCCGAGGACGACCTGCGCGCCGACCTCGACCGCGAGGCCCGGCTCGTCGCCACGGTGGTCGCGGCCGGCTTCGCCCGCGACGCGCAGGAGGGCGACGCGCCCACCGAGGCCGAGCTGGCGGCGTACGCCGCTCCCGACCGGCTGGTGACCGTCGTGCTGCCCGGCGGCGGGACGCTCGAGGCGCGCGGCCCCGAGTGGACCGAGGGCCCTGACGCGCTGCGAGGCGCGGCCACGGTGGACCAGGTCGTGGCCGAGGTCAGCGCGCCGGCCGGCGCGGTGGACGACGAGGTGGCGCGCGCGCTGCCGTCGCTGCTGGCGCTCGGCGGGGTGCTGGTGCTGCTGGCGCTGCTGATGGGCTACCTGGTGGCCGACCGGCTCTCGCGACCCTTCGTGCAGCTGGCCGGGGCGGCCGGCGCCCTCGCGCGCGGCCGGCTCGACCTGCGGCTGCCCCGCACCCGGGTGCTGGAGGCCCGCACCCTCGCCGACGCGCTGCGTGCCAGCGCCGACCGGCTCGAGGAGTCGCTGCGCCGCGAGCGCGACCTGGCGCTGCGGGCCTCCCACGAGCTGCGCACCCCCCTGACCGGACTGCGCCTCGAGCTCGACGACCTGCGCCACCGCGACGACGTGCCACCCGACCTCGCGGGCGCCGCCGAGGCGGCGCTCGCCCGCATCGACGGCCTCGACCGGGCGGTGGAGGCGGTCGTGCAGGAGGCGCGCAGCCACCCCGTCGTCGCCGAGGCGCAGCTGCCGCTGGCCCAGGTCGCGCCCGACGTGGCGCGCCGCTGGTCCGACGCGCTGGGCCTCGCCGGCACCGACCTCGAGGTCGACCTCACCGGCGACACCGCTGTGCCGCTCACCCCCGGCCCGCTCGAGCAGCTGCTCGACGAGCTGCTCGTCGAGGTGCTGGCGCACCGTCCCGCCGGGGCGCAGCTCGGACTGGAGGGGGGCGCACAGCACCTGCGCGTCACCGTGCGCCTCGACGGCGCCGGGGAGCGCCGCGAGGTGCGGCCCGGCGTCGCGCCGCTCGACCGTGTGCGCCGCCTCGTCGAGACGCTCGGCGGCCGGGTCAGCGGCGACCTCGTCGGCCCGCGCGGGCTCGTCGTGCTCGTGCCCCAGCGCTGA
- a CDS encoding response regulator has translation MTTVLLVEDQEDIALPLQRMLQRDGYDVTWVDTGAGALEAIGARPDVVVLDLGLPDMDGLDVCRQARDGGFDGGIMIVTARSDELDRVVGLDYGADDYLAKPFGVAEMQARVRALARRAARSAPPAATGPADPGQPARAAQPAPPAAPATGLRVDRAARRVWVAAAEVALTTKEFDVLALLDTTRGAVVSREQLMAEVWDENWFGSTKTLDVTVGRLRQKLDKAHAPAQVVTVRGVGFRLEDDPARA, from the coding sequence GTGACGACGGTGCTGCTCGTGGAGGACCAGGAGGACATCGCGCTGCCCCTGCAGCGGATGCTCCAGCGCGACGGTTACGACGTCACCTGGGTCGACACCGGCGCCGGTGCCCTCGAGGCGATCGGCGCACGGCCCGACGTGGTGGTCCTCGACCTCGGGCTGCCCGACATGGACGGCCTCGACGTGTGCAGGCAGGCGCGCGACGGCGGCTTCGACGGCGGCATCATGATCGTCACCGCCCGCAGCGACGAGCTCGACCGCGTCGTCGGCCTCGACTACGGCGCCGACGACTACCTCGCCAAGCCCTTCGGCGTCGCCGAGATGCAGGCCCGCGTGCGGGCGCTCGCGCGGCGCGCCGCGCGCTCGGCGCCGCCGGCCGCCACCGGCCCCGCGGACCCGGGCCAGCCCGCCCGGGCCGCCCAGCCCGCTCCGCCGGCAGCGCCCGCCACCGGCCTGCGCGTCGACCGCGCCGCGCGCCGGGTGTGGGTCGCCGCCGCCGAGGTGGCGCTCACGACGAAGGAGTTCGACGTGCTCGCGCTCCTCGACACCACCCGCGGCGCCGTCGTCTCGCGCGAGCAGCTCATGGCCGAGGTGTGGGACGAGAACTGGTTCGGCTCCACCAAGACCCTCGACGTCACCGTCGGACGGCTGCGGCAGAAGCTCGACAAGGCCCACGCCCCGGCGCAGGTCGTCACGGTGCGCGGGGTGGGCTTCCGCCTCGAGGACGACCCCGCCCGTGCCTGA
- a CDS encoding alpha/beta hydrolase family protein produces the protein MRRSSRLTAALTAALAGVLTGRVALGPVAPSAGAGASGAPTAAVASPAEPGRRSSADGWLVAQVGAQRWQVVWRAPRALPVGAARPEVVGPADLRVPALVAPDGRTVTAVLEQPDAPDPAALDVVLSGDRLDERGRDDRAARRAPAGRAGAGTTRPATTPAPVDPGVPGEAAVVVSDYELPRLRVAGMRRPVEVEGHVVEPAQPSADAPLVVFLHGRHAWCHDPRRPDRFVVGWPCPRGTEQVPSLRGYEQTQRLLASQGYVTVSIGADGVNAQDGWLRDGGAGARSALVRHHLDAWVRWAAEGRAVDLSRVVLVGHSRGGEGVARTALDLPADAPWSVAGLALLAPTDFAAQAVPHVSSVTLLPHCDGDVSDLQGQLWTDRARDLDVGDTALHASLLVMGANHNYFNAEWTPGLAAAPAFDDWAGDPDATCGRRHPERLRPAAQRAVGATYVAAAARLFTGGVATDPAAAAAVLPLVDGTATSVASAGDADVRAHALGGGRLLVRPGLDAVLAEPAGGAVVQLCTGRTELQGPAALCGRAATEVAAPHWPSTGSGVPPVRALELAWSQAGARGGLVLGAPLDTTGRRWLDLRTVADPSRPDALLGVRLTDAAGASVEVDPVGGAVPALPRGDYALGKHWAQVLRVDLAAVSGVDLAAIRSVELVARSARGRVWVLDVAAVAEGAAALPPASPLRGPVVSLGTVRVVEGDGSGAPGSAVAEVPFTVAGVLERPGRFTVVSGDGRRSGLTTVTVDVAAGQTSGVVRWPYRADVADDLPEQRFGLFAFAVRGLMTAQHTGRLVVLDDDPTPRVTVTPVRAVVDEGRALRWRVAVAGPLDYLLPVQARFVPGPGAPLRQADVPREFLRDRVRLDPGRSLGRSLLFLGEFLGPAGRPSAAVLTLPTRRDGRAEGREDVGVRIRIGGAGTPARVVSRTGVVRASGGAS, from the coding sequence ATGCGCCGCTCGTCCAGGCTCACCGCCGCGCTCACCGCAGCGCTCGCCGGCGTGCTCACCGGCAGGGTCGCGCTGGGGCCCGTCGCGCCGTCGGCCGGCGCCGGGGCGTCGGGCGCCCCGACCGCTGCGGTCGCCTCGCCCGCAGAGCCCGGGCGGCGCTCGTCGGCAGACGGCTGGCTGGTCGCGCAGGTCGGCGCGCAGCGCTGGCAGGTCGTCTGGCGCGCGCCGCGTGCCCTGCCGGTCGGCGCGGCCCGGCCCGAGGTCGTCGGCCCGGCCGACCTCCGGGTGCCGGCGCTGGTCGCGCCCGACGGCCGCACCGTGACCGCGGTGCTCGAGCAGCCCGACGCCCCCGACCCGGCCGCGCTCGACGTGGTGCTGTCGGGCGACCGGCTCGACGAGCGCGGACGCGACGACCGGGCGGCGCGGCGTGCGCCTGCAGGGCGCGCGGGCGCGGGCACGACCCGGCCCGCCACCACCCCGGCCCCGGTCGACCCCGGGGTGCCGGGGGAGGCGGCGGTGGTGGTGAGCGACTACGAGCTGCCGCGGCTGCGGGTGGCGGGGATGCGCCGCCCCGTCGAGGTCGAGGGCCACGTGGTGGAGCCGGCCCAGCCGAGCGCCGACGCGCCGCTGGTGGTCTTCCTGCACGGGCGGCACGCGTGGTGCCACGACCCGCGCCGGCCCGACCGCTTCGTGGTGGGGTGGCCCTGCCCGCGCGGCACCGAGCAGGTGCCGAGCCTGCGTGGCTACGAGCAGACGCAGCGGCTGCTGGCCTCGCAGGGCTACGTCACCGTCAGCATCGGCGCCGACGGCGTCAACGCGCAGGACGGCTGGTTGCGCGACGGCGGCGCGGGCGCGCGCTCCGCGCTGGTGCGCCACCACCTCGACGCCTGGGTGCGGTGGGCCGCCGAGGGGCGCGCCGTGGACCTTTCGCGGGTCGTGCTCGTCGGCCACAGCCGCGGCGGCGAGGGCGTGGCGCGCACCGCGCTCGACCTGCCCGCCGACGCGCCTTGGTCGGTCGCAGGGCTGGCGCTGCTCGCGCCCACCGACTTCGCGGCACAGGCGGTGCCGCACGTGTCGAGCGTGACGCTGCTGCCGCACTGCGACGGCGACGTCAGCGACCTGCAGGGCCAGCTGTGGACCGACCGCGCCCGCGACCTCGACGTCGGCGACACCGCGCTGCACGCCTCGCTGCTGGTGATGGGCGCCAACCACAACTACTTCAACGCCGAGTGGACCCCTGGACTCGCGGCCGCCCCGGCCTTCGACGACTGGGCCGGTGACCCGGACGCGACCTGCGGGCGCCGCCACCCCGAGCGGCTGCGGCCGGCGGCGCAGCGTGCCGTCGGCGCGACGTACGTCGCCGCGGCGGCCCGTCTCTTCACGGGCGGCGTCGCGACGGACCCGGCGGCTGCGGCCGCGGTGCTGCCGCTGGTCGACGGCACCGCCACGTCGGTGGCCTCGGCGGGCGACGCCGACGTGCGGGCGCACGCGCTGGGCGGCGGGCGGCTGCTGGTGCGCCCCGGGCTCGACGCGGTGCTCGCGGAGCCGGCCGGGGGAGCGGTGGTGCAGCTGTGCACCGGTCGCACCGAGCTGCAGGGCCCGGCCGCGCTGTGCGGGCGCGCAGCCACCGAGGTCGCGGCGCCGCACTGGCCCAGCACCGGCAGCGGCGTCCCGCCGGTGCGCGCGCTGGAGCTGGCGTGGTCGCAGGCCGGGGCGCGCGGCGGCCTCGTCCTCGGTGCTCCCCTCGACACCACGGGCCGGCGCTGGCTCGACCTGCGCACGGTCGCCGACCCGTCGCGGCCCGACGCCCTGCTCGGCGTGCGGCTGACGGACGCCGCCGGGGCCTCGGTCGAGGTCGACCCGGTCGGCGGGGCGGTGCCGGCGCTGCCGCGCGGCGACTACGCGCTCGGCAAGCACTGGGCGCAGGTGCTGCGCGTCGACCTGGCCGCAGTCAGCGGCGTCGACCTGGCCGCGATCCGCTCGGTCGAGCTCGTCGCCCGCTCCGCGCGCGGGCGGGTGTGGGTGCTCGACGTCGCGGCGGTGGCTGAGGGCGCTGCCGCGCTGCCGCCCGCCTCGCCGCTGCGCGGGCCCGTCGTCTCGCTCGGCACCGTGCGGGTGGTGGAGGGTGACGGCTCCGGCGCCCCCGGGTCCGCGGTCGCGGAGGTGCCGTTCACGGTCGCTGGCGTGCTCGAGCGGCCGGGCCGCTTCACGGTCGTCAGCGGTGACGGCCGCCGCTCGGGACTCACGACCGTCACGGTCGACGTGGCTGCTGGGCAGACCTCGGGGGTCGTGCGCTGGCCCTACCGCGCCGACGTGGCCGACGACCTGCCCGAACAGCGCTTCGGGCTGTTCGCCTTCGCGGTGCGCGGTCTCATGACCGCCCAGCACACCGGTCGCCTGGTGGTGCTCGACGACGACCCGACGCCGCGGGTCACGGTGACCCCGGTGCGCGCGGTGGTCGACGAGGGCCGCGCCCTGCGGTGGCGGGTCGCGGTGGCCGGGCCGCTCGACTACCTGCTGCCGGTGCAGGCCCGCTTCGTGCCCGGCCCCGGCGCGCCGCTGCGGCAGGCCGACGTGCCGCGCGAGTTCCTGCGCGACCGGGTGCGGCTCGACCCCGGCCGGTCGCTGGGCCGCTCGCTGCTGTTCCTCGGCGAGTTCCTCGGGCCCGCCGGCCGGCCGAGCGCGGCCGTGCTCACCCTGCCCACCCGCCGCGACGGCCGCGCCGAGGGTCGCGAGGACGTCGGGGTGCGGATCCGCATCGGGGGCGCGGGCACGCCGGCGCGCGTGGTGTCCCGCACGGGCGTCGTACGCGCCTCGGGGGGTGCCTCGTGA
- a CDS encoding cation:proton antiporter: MTADLTFLVAGGALLLAVVLPPLLHRWAISAPLVLVAVGALLGLTPLSAHLPLDPSENRAVIEHVTELAVIVALMGVGLALDRPFDARSWRSWRAWSPTWRLLLVAMPLGIAGVALLGWWWAGLAPAAAVLLGAALAPTDPVLASDVQVAGPQTGDHEVDETDEVRFTLTSEAGLNDGLAFPFVYLAVLLASGTTGAGLALEWVGFYVVVKIAVGVGAGFLAGRLLGAFAFRSRLDALRVAEQGEPLLAVAALVAAYGVAEVAQGYGFLAVFACAMTLRAAERTHRYHEAMHEVVERLERLLTLFVLLVLGIALTRGQLEGLDLAGVAIAVALVFVVRPLTAYAALAVRPRPATEVGGLTRRERLAASFFGVRGVGSLYYLAYAVGEEDFAEAEWLFSTVVFTVVLSVVVHGVTATPAMRHLESSSERAARERDERAQDREEREEREPAG; this comes from the coding sequence GTGACCGCCGACCTGACCTTCCTCGTGGCGGGCGGTGCGCTGCTCCTCGCGGTCGTCCTGCCCCCGCTGCTGCACCGCTGGGCGATCTCGGCGCCGCTCGTGCTGGTCGCGGTCGGCGCCCTGCTGGGGCTGACCCCGCTGTCGGCCCACCTGCCGCTGGACCCGTCCGAGAACCGCGCGGTGATCGAGCACGTCACCGAGCTGGCCGTCATCGTCGCCCTCATGGGCGTGGGCCTCGCGCTCGACCGGCCCTTCGACGCCCGCTCGTGGCGCAGCTGGCGCGCCTGGTCGCCGACCTGGCGGCTGCTGCTGGTGGCGATGCCGCTCGGCATCGCCGGCGTCGCCCTCCTCGGCTGGTGGTGGGCCGGCCTCGCCCCCGCGGCGGCGGTGCTGCTGGGCGCAGCGCTCGCCCCGACCGACCCCGTGCTCGCCTCCGACGTGCAGGTCGCGGGCCCGCAGACCGGCGACCACGAGGTCGACGAGACCGACGAGGTGCGCTTCACCCTCACCTCCGAGGCCGGCCTGAACGACGGCCTGGCCTTCCCCTTCGTCTACCTCGCGGTGCTGCTGGCCTCCGGCACCACGGGGGCCGGCCTCGCCCTGGAGTGGGTGGGCTTCTACGTGGTAGTGAAGATCGCGGTCGGGGTCGGCGCCGGCTTCCTCGCCGGCCGCCTGCTGGGGGCCTTCGCCTTCCGCTCACGGCTCGACGCGCTGCGGGTGGCCGAGCAGGGCGAGCCGCTCCTGGCGGTCGCGGCGCTCGTCGCGGCGTACGGCGTGGCGGAGGTGGCCCAGGGCTACGGCTTCCTCGCCGTCTTCGCGTGCGCGATGACCCTGCGCGCCGCGGAGCGGACCCACCGCTACCACGAGGCGATGCACGAGGTCGTGGAGCGCCTCGAGCGCCTGCTGACGCTCTTCGTCCTGCTGGTCCTGGGCATCGCGCTCACGCGGGGGCAGCTCGAGGGCCTCGACCTCGCCGGGGTGGCCATCGCGGTCGCTCTGGTCTTCGTGGTGCGGCCCCTCACGGCGTACGCCGCGCTGGCGGTGCGCCCGCGGCCGGCCACCGAGGTGGGTGGGCTGACGCGGCGCGAGCGGCTCGCGGCGTCGTTCTTCGGGGTGCGCGGCGTCGGCTCGCTCTACTACCTCGCCTACGCGGTCGGCGAGGAGGACTTCGCCGAGGCGGAGTGGCTCTTCTCGACCGTCGTCTTCACCGTCGTGCTGTCCGTCGTCGTGCACGGCGTCACCGCGACGCCGGCGATGCGCCACCTCGAGAGCAGCAGCGAGCGGGCGGCGCGCGAGCGCGACGAGCGGGCGCAGGACCGGGAAGAGCGCGAGGAGCGCGAGCCGGCCGGGTGA
- a CDS encoding HAD-IIA family hydrolase, producing MDGVLVHEEEPIPGAAEFVEALKASGKRFLVLTNNSIFTPRDLRARLLGSGIDVPEDCIWTSALATADFLHAQRPQGTAYVVGEAGLTTAMHEVGYVMTDRQPDYVVLGETRTYSFEAITRAIRLIEAGARFIATNPDPSGPSTQGTLPATGSVAALISTATGRQPYYVGKPNPLMMRSALNRLEAHSETTVMVGDRMDTDIVSGLEAGLRTILVQTGSTRPEHVERFPYRATRVVDSIADLVDLAREAAPEA from the coding sequence ATGGACGGCGTGCTGGTGCACGAGGAAGAGCCGATCCCGGGCGCGGCGGAGTTCGTCGAGGCGCTCAAGGCCTCGGGCAAGCGCTTCCTCGTGCTGACCAACAACTCGATCTTCACCCCGCGCGACCTGCGCGCCCGACTGCTCGGCAGCGGCATCGACGTGCCGGAGGACTGCATCTGGACCTCGGCCCTGGCCACCGCCGACTTCCTCCACGCCCAGCGACCGCAGGGCACGGCGTACGTCGTGGGGGAGGCGGGGCTGACCACGGCGATGCACGAGGTGGGCTACGTGATGACCGACCGGCAGCCCGACTACGTGGTGCTGGGTGAGACGCGCACCTACTCCTTCGAGGCCATCACCCGGGCGATCCGGCTGATCGAGGCGGGCGCGCGGTTCATCGCGACCAACCCCGACCCGAGCGGGCCGAGCACCCAGGGCACGCTGCCGGCGACCGGCTCGGTGGCCGCGCTGATCTCGACCGCGACGGGTCGGCAACCCTACTACGTCGGCAAGCCCAACCCGCTGATGATGCGCAGCGCGCTCAACCGGCTCGAGGCCCACTCGGAGACCACCGTCATGGTGGGCGACCGGATGGACACCGACATCGTGTCGGGCCTCGAGGCCGGGCTGCGCACGATCCTCGTGCAGACCGGCTCGACGCGGCCCGAGCACGTCGAGCGGTTCCCCTACCGCGCGACCCGGGTGGTCGACTCGATCGCCGACCTGGTCGACCTCGCCCGGGAGGCCGCGCCCGAGGCCTGA
- a CDS encoding type II secretion system F family protein, with protein sequence MGVVLGLGVGVGLLLIWSTVAWPRQPARGPRPPGRLTRLLSSAGMAQVSASGLLVLCAVLGAVSGLLVQAVSRTPPVALTFAALAAYLPVALVSSRARRRQREFAEVWPEAVDHLASAVRAGLSLPEALAGLAVRGPEPLREPFAAFALDYQVSGRFAESLDRLKERLADPVGDRVVEGLRIAREVGGGELGRLLRNLSGYLRDDARTRSEMESRQAWTVNGARLAVAAPWLVLLVLSFQPEVISRYSSGTGVVILAFGAGTCVVAYRLMMRIGRLPTERRILS encoded by the coding sequence ATGGGCGTGGTGCTCGGTCTCGGGGTCGGCGTCGGCCTGCTGCTGATCTGGTCGACCGTCGCGTGGCCGCGCCAGCCGGCCCGCGGGCCCCGCCCGCCGGGTCGGCTGACCCGGCTGCTCTCGTCCGCCGGCATGGCGCAGGTGTCGGCGAGCGGCCTGCTCGTGCTCTGCGCGGTGCTGGGCGCGGTGAGCGGGCTCCTCGTCCAGGCGGTCTCGCGCACCCCGCCGGTGGCCCTGACCTTCGCTGCCCTGGCGGCGTACCTCCCCGTCGCGCTGGTCTCCTCCCGCGCCCGTCGCCGGCAGCGCGAGTTCGCCGAGGTGTGGCCGGAGGCGGTCGACCACCTCGCCTCCGCCGTGCGGGCGGGTCTGTCGCTGCCCGAGGCGCTGGCCGGGCTGGCGGTGCGCGGGCCGGAGCCGCTGCGCGAGCCGTTCGCGGCATTCGCCCTGGACTACCAGGTCAGCGGTCGCTTCGCCGAGTCGCTGGACCGGCTGAAGGAGCGCCTCGCCGACCCGGTGGGCGACCGGGTCGTGGAGGGCCTGCGCATCGCGCGCGAGGTCGGCGGCGGCGAGCTCGGCCGGCTGCTGCGCAACCTGTCGGGCTACCTGCGCGACGACGCACGCACCCGCTCCGAGATGGAGTCGCGTCAGGCGTGGACCGTCAACGGCGCGCGGCTCGCAGTGGCCGCTCCCTGGCTGGTGCTGCTCGTCCTCTCCTTCCAGCCCGAGGTCATCTCGCGCTACTCCTCCGGCACGGGGGTCGTGATCCTCGCCTTCGGTGCCGGCACCTGCGTCGTTGCCTACCGGCTGATGATGCGCATCGGCCGGCTGCCCACCGAGCGGCGGATCCTCTCGTGA